The Bacteroides thetaiotaomicron VPI-5482 genome contains the following window.
GAACTAAGTAATGAATTGAAAGTAGAAAGGATCAGGCTAAGCCTGACGGCGAAAAGCGTTGCCGAGGAAATGGGGATCAGCCGCCAGCAGCTTTGCAACATCGAGCAGTCGGAAACCGCCCCCGTGGTGGTGAAATACATCGCTTTTCTAAGGAGCAAAGGGGTGGATCTGAACGCTCTGTTTGACCGTATTATCGTGAACAAATAAAATAAATCGTATGAGAAAATTAGTTACCGCCTTGTGCGCTTTGGTCTTTTTGTCGTCTTGCGACGACGAACTGAAACTTGTCAGCCGGGATTTTTCCGTGACGCTGAAAAGTATAGACGGCAATACGGCCGTAGTGGGGAAGCCCATTAATTGCACCCTTACGATCTCGGATCTCGATCCGGACAACGGGGATCAGATATTGACACGCTTTGAGGTCAGGGACGGGGACGGCGTTATCCTGGTGGATAACAACGAATACAGCCCCGGAGAAACGTTTGAATATGATTTCAAGGCAAACAATCGGCTGGATTTCGATTTTATCCCGGCAACCGAGGGAGAGGCGTATATCGTCATGGGGGTAGCCAGCGAACTGGTGACACGATCCGACAGCATCAAACTGAAAGTTTCCAGCCCGGAGATAAACATACGTTTCCAGAACGTGCCGGATCTTATGCTGGTATCGGAGGAAGCGGAATTTTATTTGCAGCTTGATACGGAACTTTACGGGGTGAAAGCGTCGGCCAGGTTCGTAAAGGGAAGCGGCCGGGTGTATATTTCCGGGTATGATGCGACAAGGGGCGAGGGCGTGGCACTGGAAAAAAACAACCTGGTGACGTTCCGGCCGGATGCGACCGGGCAGGCGGTGATCGAGTTTACCGTTTCAAGCCGTTACGGTCTGCCAGTGAAAGAGAATGTAACGATACAAGTAAATCAATGAGGTTATGAGAAAAATTGCCGTATTATCGCTCTTTTTGTGCCTGGTGGCCGTGTGCAGGGCACAATATATCGGAAGCCAGTATATGAACGTGAAGCTGGGCTATATCGTGGATGAAAGTCAGGTGCAGGGGACGTTCGGTTTTGGAAAGGTGTACAAGGCTTTCAAGGTGGGGGCAAACCTTAATTACCGGAATCTAAACCGGGATCTGGTAAAGGCAAACACCGTGACGGTCGGCCCGGAGCTGGCCTATTACGCCCTGAAAGGACGGAAATTCTCGCTCCTGGGGATCGCAGCCGGGACGATCGGCTACCAGAAAGCCAAGGCGAAAAGCGATCTTGTGTACCTGGAGAAAAGCAAGGCTTTCGTGTATGGGTACGAGGTCGGGATAAGGCCGGAAATGTTGCTAAGCCCGAAAGTGGCTCTTTTTGCCGAATACAGGTTTGAAATGTTGTTTAACTCCATTCTCCGGAATAACAACCATGTCGGTCTGGGGTGCGTGATCTATTTATAAACTTAAATAATTGAAGGTATGAGAAAGTATTTGTATTTGTCAGCCGTATGCGTGTGCATGGCATTGTGTTTCGTCGGTTGCAGCAAGGACGACGACGAACCGGGAGGAAAAGGGGCGATGTATGAGGTAACGATCGAGCAGTCGGGAGATTTCCGCAGCTTCATTAAGTCGGTCGTGGTAGTCGCCAACGGTACGCAGTTGAAAGACGGGGCGACGGGGGAAAGCCTCGCAAGCCCGGTGATTCTAAGCGATGAAGAACTGGCCGTCGAAAAGGTGACGTTAAGCACGACGGGAAAGGCGATCGAGTTTGCCGTTTCCGGTGGTGTCGTGGACGGAGAGGACGGCGTTGTGAACGAGCCGATGCAGTGGGTAGTGACCGTTTACAAAAACGGAAAGGAGATCGAGAAAAAGAGCCTTGTTTTCCGGGACGGGAAGGAGATAAGTACGGATGATCTTAATCTGTATTATAATTGACGTGACGGCCTGAATGTCCCCCGGATGAATGTTCGGGGGATTCTTTTTCTTTTGGGCGTTCCCGTGGGACGGTCGGGCTTTACGCTCCAAGTCCTCGCCTAAAGGCTGTGGGCTTTACTCTGCAATCCCTAACGCAATTTTGGGTGTCCGCTTTGTCATTCTGTTACCGGGATTTGTCTGCATGGTGGGAGAACCGCACCGATCAGCCAGGCACGCAATATCATTTTGTCATTGCCAGCAGGCTGTTTTTATGGTGTAACGCTCCGATATTGCTTTCTTTTTGATAGATATGCAAATGCAAGAAGCCCCCCGGCGAAAACCCCGCCGGAGGCAATTATAGAAAGTCTGTGTATCATTTCCACAAAATGTGGAAATGATACACAGATAACAGTTCTTCAATAAATATATGTGTTTTTTGTATGCTTTTGATTATCAGGTATATATGACTTGTTTATTTGTTTGGCACAATGTTTGTTCTTTGTCTTTCAGAAACCATATGTTAAATATTTAAATAGATTGGATTATGAAAAAGGTATTATTTGCAGTAGCACTTGTTATGGGATTGGGTAGTTCAGTGGCATTCGCCGGCAACATGGTATCGGATGTTGAGATTGTGGTAATGGTGAACGATTATAAGCCAATCGAGGTAAAGGATCTGCCGCAGGCGGTTCAGGACACGATCAAGAAGGATTTCGCAGACCTGACAATCAAGGAAGCCGCAGTTGAGGAAAGCGAGGAAGGCACAAAGACCTACAAGGTGACATTTACCGATGCAGAAGGCACGGACAGCGAAGTGTTCTTCAACGAGAAGGGCGAAGTCCTGAAATAAAGCAAATGAACAGCAAAAAGAGAATTCAATTAAACTGTGTCAGCAAAATTAATATTTTATTGCTTTGCTGACACAGTTTGTTTTACAGCCCCTCCGGTTCCGGTGACTTGTAAGGCTTGAAAGCAACCCGAACCTCCTTATGCTCATCGATGACGAAAGTCTGCTCCGGCTCCACAGAACGAATAATGACGCCATTGACTTTCCAATACATGATTGTCCATGATTTGGAATGGGTAGCACGAAAATGCACCGTTGTGCCTTTCGCTATTTCAGCCGGAGAGATCAATTCTCCTATCTTTTCCGCAGCCGTATTTTCCAACTCCGGTTTAGCCGAAAGCTGACCTTCACCCTGATCCACACCAAATGCCAGCACTACTTTTTCCACTGCGGGAGGAAGAGGAGGATCTTCATCATTGTCACAAGAAACCGCAAATAGCGTAAGCCCATACAACAAAACAACGACAAAAGAGAGATAACCGATCTGTCTCATTAAGCCGATTTCTTTTTTTTCCATAGCAGTTTTCATAAGCTTATTTTTTGTTTACGACCGCATAAAGATAACAATTTGTTGGCTAAAAGGGTTTATTAAATATAGTGTTTATCACTTAATGATTTAAGGTTAATATCCTGTAGGTTGCAGGGAGAACAAACGGGAACAGCCGTTCCCGCCCCTTTCGGATTGTATGCCAGCACCCCTAAAAAATGCCTTGTCAAAGACAAGTAGTAACACGCCTGTGTTACGTTTTCGACTTTTCAGCCGTCCGACCGCCACCCCGTCCGATTTGACTTGCCTTTGAGGTTATATATGCAAATGCAGGAAGCCCCCAGCGAAAACCCCGCCGGGGGCAATATTTTTAAACAGGCTTTAAAAATACACGTTCAGCATAAGGTATAAAAAGACGTTCTTATCCTTAGTGCTGTGGTGTTCAAGTTCGAATTGGATTTTGTCCTCACGTGCGAGCCAACCTATTGCGCTGGCAGCTTCCAGGTCATTGAACCCTGTTGCATCCTTGACTTCTTGTAAAGTCCATTTTCGGTGTACGTCTGTGCTTAATAAGCGCCAGAGTTTCCCTGCGTTCTCTCCGATGATGTGCTTATCCATACTTTGTTATTTGTTATAAATTGATAAATGGTTTCAAATGGATAATGAAAAGCACTTTTACATCAATAGTGTTACGCACTGCAAACATTCCAGCGTTTATCGTTTATCCTTTTGATACGTTGTATCACTCTTTCCTGATATACAGCAAACCGTTTCGCCGTTCGATGTATATCTTATTCTCACGTGCGAGCCACCCGGCGGCGAGTGCGGTTTCATCAGCCGCAAAATTTAGCCTTCTCGCAAGCTCGGCAATGGTTATAAGTCCGGTTTCTCCTAATTTTTCAAAGATGATCCCGGCTTTAAATCCTATATTTGCTTTTTCCATGATAAAGTTTATATTTTAATGGTTCAAAAATATGTATATATTTTATTATTCAAAGCGTGTAGAAATACAAATTAGAATTTACCCCGTTAATAAATTTTAACAATATAGATATTACGTTCTATTCATTTCATTTTGCGGATGAAAAGAACTTTACAACTCTATCTTATAGGGGGTTAATTTAGTAATACCTTACTGAAAAACAACGCTCTGAAACATTCCCTGTCACCGTTAAACAGGCACAAATATCTCCCCTTTACATCCTCAAAGAAGATATAATACAGGCAGGAATTAATGCCGAATCTATTTGTTCCGATGATCTTTGCATGGCTTAATTTTTGGCGTACTTGTTTTTCCGTCAGCCCTTCGATGTATATCAACCCTTTCATGTTTCCCATTTGTCCGGGGGTGATCTTAAGCGAACTAAGTAGTTCTTTGAGGTCAAACAGCTTAGGAGTGTTTGACAAGCAGTTTAGGGACTGTTTTCGCTGTGTCTTTTCCATTGCTATAAGGATTTCGCTTGTGCCCTACACCAAGCCAATAAACATAAAAAAAGCGGAAGGGCATTCGCCTATCCGCAAGCGAGGGAGTCCAAGCCCTATACACACAAACAGGAGATACCCCCCGCATATCACGGGGAGCATTTATCTGTTTCTCTGTGTATAATGCAATTTTTGGACTTTTCGCTTGCACAGAAATCAGCTAAACGCTTTTTTTCTCAAAATGTAAAAACACGGTCGGTTTACGACCGCACAAAGATAACAAATTGTTGGCTAAAAGGGTTTACGAACCTTTTATTTTTTTGCCCTATTATCTTAAATTCAGTGTTTATGAAATACCAAGTTCTTTTTGAACATCCTTGTTTGCAGATGAAAAGATACTTTTGCAGTACCTTAATGTTGT
Protein-coding sequences here:
- a CDS encoding winged helix-turn-helix domain-containing protein, producing the protein MEKANIGFKAGIIFEKLGETGLITIAELARRLNFAADETALAAGWLARENKIYIERRNGLLYIRKE
- a CDS encoding conjugal transfer protein TraO, whose product is MRKIAVLSLFLCLVAVCRAQYIGSQYMNVKLGYIVDESQVQGTFGFGKVYKAFKVGANLNYRNLNRDLVKANTVTVGPELAYYALKGRKFSLLGIAAGTIGYQKAKAKSDLVYLEKSKAFVYGYEVGIRPEMLLSPKVALFAEYRFEMLFNSILRNNNHVGLGCVIYL
- a CDS encoding helix-turn-helix transcriptional regulator — its product is MELSNELKVERIRLSLTAKSVAEEMGISRQQLCNIEQSETAPVVVKYIAFLRSKGVDLNALFDRIIVNK
- a CDS encoding winged helix-turn-helix domain-containing protein, giving the protein MDKHIIGENAGKLWRLLSTDVHRKWTLQEVKDATGFNDLEAASAIGWLAREDKIQFELEHHSTKDKNVFLYLMLNVYF
- a CDS encoding DUF4425 family protein; its protein translation is MRKYLYLSAVCVCMALCFVGCSKDDDEPGGKGAMYEVTIEQSGDFRSFIKSVVVVANGTQLKDGATGESLASPVILSDEELAVEKVTLSTTGKAIEFAVSGGVVDGEDGVVNEPMQWVVTVYKNGKEIEKKSLVFRDGKEISTDDLNLYYN